From the genome of Paraburkholderia aromaticivorans, one region includes:
- a CDS encoding DUF4390 domain-containing protein yields MTIKRFFPLRLAAVLWIALALWLAAPGAAHADSIAVQRASLQADNTGWNLDARFDFDLNSNLEDAVNKGIPLYFTTDFELSRPRWYWFDEQPVSVSQSIRLSFQPLTREYRVSSVSSGGLQLGFTTLKDALAVIKHITSWHVIDRNDVHAGENYTASVRMQLDIALMPKPFQIDAVNNRDWNLASEWKRFTFTVTERAK; encoded by the coding sequence GTGACCATCAAACGCTTCTTCCCGCTTCGGCTCGCTGCCGTGCTCTGGATCGCGCTGGCCTTATGGCTCGCGGCGCCGGGCGCGGCGCACGCTGACTCGATCGCGGTGCAGCGCGCGTCGCTGCAAGCCGACAACACCGGCTGGAACCTCGACGCCCGCTTCGACTTCGACCTGAACAGCAACCTCGAAGATGCGGTCAATAAAGGCATCCCGCTCTATTTCACGACCGACTTCGAATTGAGCCGGCCGCGCTGGTACTGGTTCGACGAGCAGCCGGTGAGCGTGTCGCAAAGCATCCGCCTGTCGTTTCAGCCGCTCACGCGCGAATACCGCGTGTCGAGCGTATCTTCCGGCGGCTTGCAGCTCGGCTTCACGACGCTCAAGGATGCGCTCGCGGTCATCAAGCACATTACGTCGTGGCACGTGATCGATCGCAATGACGTGCATGCCGGGGAGAACTACACCGCCTCTGTGCGTATGCAACTCGACATCGCGCTGATGCCCAAGCCGTTCCAGATCGACGCGGTGAACAACCGCGACTGGAACCTCGCCTCCGAATGGAAGCGCTTTACCTTCACGGTGACCGAACGTGCTAAATAA
- a CDS encoding sensor histidine kinase, with protein MLNKVRSATSVSSIVVRVLVSTVAVTAVLLLVLLAAASANTEFFDRYYQWLYAANLAVAMIFLLVVATLVIIIIARLRKGKFGTRLLAKLAFFMALVGVVPGGIIYVVSYQFVSRSIESWFDVNVETALTSGLNLGRGMLDASLSDLQTKGRLMSEQLASADAAGTTLTLLRLRDQFGVQDATIVEPTRSMSGATPDMHVVAQASGNYATLVPNDLPTPLMIDQARGRGYAAIEGEVDGDPHAHGSKGVLRLRVVQRIPDSNASLLQPTERFLQLTQPVSPSLARNADAVQRAYREYQEKALGRTGLRKMYIGTLTLALFLATFIAMMLALALGNQLARPLFLLAQGTKEITEGDYTPKREIKSRDELGFLTQSFNAMTRQLSEARAAVENNRIALEHSKAYLESILANLTAGVFVFDRQFRLTTANRGAERIFRQPFQALMGSALDQIGVLSEFGGMVRKAFADREAASGDGHDDRGHWQQQFSVQVPGETEPLTLLVRGARLVSATDRDAEDMQTSGYVVVFDDISDVISAQRSIAWGEVARRLAHEIKNPLTPIQLSAERLQMKLADKLSPSDADVLKRGATTIVNQVAAMKQMVDNFRDYARTPPAVLAHLQLNELVSEVLTLYGIEEGKGAIQVELATLPAIRGDATQLRQVIHNLLQNAQDAVADLEHPRVLLETRTVEYGDPDAEGKVRVAVRLTVSDNGPGFPARILTRAFEPYVTTKAKGTGLGLAMVKKIVDEHGARIDIRNRMKAGDVIEGAQISILFLQLADDAATPGTGPRAAHGGASQGKTKATVQTRAA; from the coding sequence GTGCTAAATAAAGTGCGCTCCGCCACCAGCGTCAGCAGCATTGTCGTGCGCGTGCTGGTGTCCACGGTCGCGGTCACGGCCGTCTTGCTGCTCGTGCTGCTCGCCGCCGCCAGCGCGAACACCGAATTCTTCGACCGCTATTACCAGTGGCTCTACGCCGCCAATCTCGCGGTCGCGATGATCTTCTTGCTGGTGGTGGCGACGCTCGTCATCATCATCATCGCGCGGCTGAGAAAGGGTAAGTTCGGCACGCGGCTATTGGCGAAACTTGCGTTCTTCATGGCGCTGGTCGGCGTGGTGCCGGGCGGGATCATCTACGTCGTGTCGTATCAGTTCGTGTCGCGCAGTATCGAGTCGTGGTTCGATGTGAACGTCGAAACCGCGCTCACGTCCGGCCTGAATCTCGGCCGCGGCATGCTCGACGCGTCGCTGTCCGATCTGCAGACCAAGGGCCGTTTGATGTCCGAGCAGCTGGCGAGCGCGGACGCCGCCGGCACCACGCTCACGCTGCTGCGTCTGCGCGATCAGTTCGGCGTGCAGGATGCGACGATCGTCGAACCCACGCGCAGCATGTCGGGTGCGACGCCCGATATGCACGTGGTCGCGCAGGCATCCGGCAACTACGCGACGCTCGTGCCGAACGATTTGCCTACACCGCTGATGATCGATCAGGCGCGCGGCCGCGGCTATGCGGCGATCGAAGGCGAAGTGGACGGCGATCCCCATGCGCATGGCAGCAAAGGCGTGCTGCGCCTGCGCGTGGTGCAACGCATTCCCGACTCGAATGCGTCGCTGCTGCAGCCCACCGAACGCTTCCTGCAGCTCACGCAGCCGGTGTCGCCCTCGCTCGCGCGCAACGCCGACGCGGTACAGCGCGCTTATCGCGAGTACCAGGAGAAAGCGCTCGGCCGCACGGGTCTGCGCAAGATGTACATCGGCACGCTGACGCTTGCGCTCTTTCTCGCCACCTTCATCGCAATGATGCTGGCGCTCGCGCTCGGCAATCAGCTTGCTCGGCCATTGTTCCTGCTGGCGCAAGGCACCAAGGAAATTACGGAAGGCGATTACACGCCGAAGCGTGAAATCAAATCACGCGACGAATTGGGCTTTCTCACGCAGTCGTTCAACGCGATGACGCGGCAGTTATCCGAAGCGCGCGCGGCGGTCGAGAACAACCGCATTGCGCTCGAACATTCGAAGGCATATCTGGAAAGCATTCTCGCCAACCTGACTGCGGGCGTGTTCGTGTTCGACCGGCAGTTCAGGCTGACCACCGCGAATCGCGGCGCCGAGCGGATTTTCCGTCAGCCGTTCCAGGCATTGATGGGTTCGGCGCTGGATCAGATCGGCGTGCTGAGCGAATTCGGCGGCATGGTCCGCAAGGCGTTTGCCGATCGCGAAGCGGCGAGCGGCGACGGTCACGACGATCGCGGCCACTGGCAGCAGCAGTTTTCGGTGCAGGTGCCGGGCGAAACCGAGCCGCTCACCTTGCTCGTGCGCGGCGCGCGGCTCGTCTCGGCGACGGACCGCGACGCGGAAGACATGCAGACGTCCGGCTACGTGGTCGTGTTCGACGATATTTCCGACGTGATCTCCGCGCAGCGTTCGATCGCGTGGGGCGAAGTCGCACGGCGGCTCGCGCACGAGATCAAGAATCCGCTCACGCCGATCCAGCTCTCCGCCGAGCGTTTGCAGATGAAGCTCGCCGACAAGCTGTCGCCATCCGACGCCGATGTGCTCAAGCGCGGCGCGACCACGATCGTCAACCAGGTCGCCGCCATGAAGCAGATGGTCGACAATTTCCGCGACTATGCGCGCACGCCGCCGGCGGTGCTTGCGCATCTGCAGCTGAATGAACTGGTCAGCGAAGTGCTCACGCTGTACGGTATCGAAGAGGGCAAGGGCGCGATCCAGGTCGAACTCGCCACCTTGCCGGCGATTCGCGGCGACGCGACGCAGTTGCGTCAGGTGATTCACAACCTGCTGCAGAACGCGCAGGATGCGGTGGCGGACCTCGAGCATCCGCGTGTGTTGCTCGAGACGAGGACAGTAGAATACGGAGACCCCGACGCGGAAGGCAAAGTCCGCGTGGCGGTGCGTCTGACGGTGTCGGATAACGGACCGGGCTTCCCCGCGCGTATCCTCACCCGTGCATTCGAACCTTACGTGACGACCAAGGCCAAGGGTACGGGCCTGGGTCTTGCGATGGTCAAGAAGATCGTCGACGAACACGGCGCGCGCATCGACATCCGCAATCGCATGAAAGCGGGCGATGTGATCGAGGGCGCGCAGATTTCGATCCTCTTCCTTCAACTGGCAGACGATGCCGCGACACCTGGAACAGGGCCGCGTGCGGCGCACGGCGGTGCGTCGCAGGGAAAGACAAAAGCAACAGTGCAGACAAGGGCAGCGTAA
- a CDS encoding thioredoxin family protein, protein MPALNLDTDQDRIAERVNEPETLFVACLCAEWCGTCREYRDAFDKLADRHPEICFAWIDIETHADRFEDLDVENFPTILIEDSHTTRFFGTVLPQAAIVERMLSDLTAVPGVSGAPKLRPALAAT, encoded by the coding sequence ATGCCCGCGCTGAACCTCGACACCGACCAAGACCGGATCGCCGAGCGCGTCAACGAACCCGAGACGCTGTTCGTTGCCTGCCTGTGCGCGGAATGGTGCGGAACCTGCCGCGAGTATCGGGACGCTTTCGACAAACTGGCCGACCGGCACCCGGAAATCTGCTTCGCATGGATCGACATCGAAACCCATGCGGATCGCTTCGAGGATCTGGATGTGGAGAATTTTCCGACCATACTGATCGAAGATTCGCATACGACGCGGTTTTTCGGCACCGTTCTGCCGCAGGCGGCGATTGTGGAACGGATGTTGTCTGATCTGACGGCGGTGCCCGGCGTCAGCGGCGCGCCCAAGCTGCGGCCCGCACTGGCTGCCACCTGA
- the def gene encoding peptide deformylase, producing the protein MALLNILNYPDKRLHKIAKPVEAVNDRIRRLVKDMAETMYAAPGVGLAATQVDVHERVIVIDVSDDHNELLAFINPEIIWSSDERKLSEEGCLSVPGIYDNVERAEKVRVRALNEKGETFEMDCEGLLAVCIQHEMDHLMGRVFVEYLSSLKQTRIKSKMKKLAHAM; encoded by the coding sequence ATGGCTTTACTGAACATCCTCAACTACCCGGACAAGCGGCTGCATAAGATTGCGAAGCCGGTCGAAGCGGTCAACGACCGTATCCGCCGCCTCGTCAAGGACATGGCCGAAACCATGTACGCCGCGCCAGGCGTCGGCCTCGCCGCGACCCAGGTGGACGTGCATGAGCGCGTGATCGTGATCGACGTCTCGGACGACCACAACGAACTGCTCGCTTTCATCAATCCGGAAATCATCTGGTCGAGTGACGAGAGGAAGCTGTCGGAAGAGGGCTGTCTCTCGGTGCCGGGCATTTACGACAATGTCGAGCGCGCGGAGAAAGTGCGCGTGCGGGCGCTCAACGAGAAGGGCGAAACTTTTGAGATGGACTGCGAAGGCTTGCTCGCGGTGTGTATCCAGCACGAAATGGATCACCTGATGGGCCGCGTGTTCGTCGAGTATCTGTCGTCGCTGAAGCAGACGCGCATCAAGAGCAAGATGAAGAAGCTCGCCCACGCCATGTAA
- the queC gene encoding 7-cyano-7-deazaguanine synthase QueC produces the protein MIRNDAKRSALVLFSGGQDSATCLAWALERYETVETLGFDYGQRHRVELECREGFRNAVARAFPAWAERLGDDHMIDLSVLGAISDTAMTREIEIEATANGLPNTFVPGRNLMFMTIAAAIAYRRGLQVLVGGMCETDFSGYPDCRDDTMKALQVALNLGMDTRLLLETPLMWLDKADTWRLAHELGGAELVELVRVETHTCYVGERAELHAWGFGCGECPACRLRKRGYEAYLAGEKVTEPV, from the coding sequence GTGATCCGCAACGACGCTAAACGTAGCGCTCTGGTGCTGTTTTCCGGCGGCCAGGATTCCGCCACGTGCCTCGCCTGGGCGCTCGAACGTTATGAAACTGTCGAGACACTGGGCTTCGACTACGGTCAGCGGCACCGCGTCGAACTGGAATGCCGCGAGGGGTTTCGCAACGCCGTCGCGCGCGCCTTTCCGGCTTGGGCCGAGCGCCTCGGCGACGACCATATGATCGATCTGTCGGTGCTCGGCGCGATCAGCGATACGGCGATGACGCGCGAGATCGAGATCGAAGCCACGGCCAACGGTTTGCCGAACACGTTCGTGCCGGGCCGCAACCTGATGTTCATGACCATCGCTGCGGCAATTGCGTATCGGCGTGGTTTGCAGGTGCTGGTCGGCGGCATGTGCGAGACGGATTTCTCCGGCTATCCGGATTGCCGCGACGACACGATGAAGGCATTGCAAGTCGCGCTGAACCTCGGCATGGACACGCGCTTGCTGCTCGAAACACCGTTGATGTGGCTCGACAAGGCCGACACCTGGCGCCTCGCCCACGAGCTCGGCGGCGCCGAACTGGTCGAGCTGGTGCGCGTCGAGACGCATACGTGCTACGTCGGCGAACGGGCTGAATTGCATGCGTGGGGCTTTGGTTGTGGCGAATGCCCGGCGTGCCGCTTGCGCAAGCGCGGTTACGAAGCGTACCTGGCCGGCGAGAAGGTCACCGAGCCAGTCTGA
- the esaR gene encoding response regulator transcription factor EsaR: protein MATILVVDDEMGIRELLSEILSDEGHVVEAAENAQEAREFRLRQAPDLVLLDIWMPDTDGVTLLKEWAAQGQLTMPVIMMSGHATIDTAVEATKIGALNFLEKPIALQKLLKAVEQGLARGNAGGAPGGAAAKPVLPVSASAVASAAALPMLSTDGLGSGALAAQTASISFDIPLRDARDAFERAYFEYHLARENGSMTRVAEKTGLERTHLYRKLKQLGVDLGKNKGE, encoded by the coding sequence ATGGCAACCATCCTGGTGGTAGATGATGAAATGGGCATCCGGGAATTGCTCTCGGAGATCCTGAGCGACGAAGGGCATGTCGTGGAGGCCGCGGAAAACGCGCAGGAAGCGCGCGAGTTCCGTTTGCGCCAGGCGCCCGACCTGGTGCTGCTCGACATCTGGATGCCCGATACCGACGGCGTGACCTTGCTCAAGGAATGGGCCGCGCAAGGGCAGCTCACCATGCCGGTGATCATGATGTCCGGCCATGCGACGATCGACACGGCGGTTGAGGCAACCAAGATCGGTGCGCTCAATTTCCTCGAAAAGCCGATTGCCTTGCAGAAACTGCTGAAGGCCGTCGAGCAGGGCCTTGCGCGAGGCAACGCGGGGGGCGCGCCGGGCGGCGCCGCGGCCAAGCCGGTGTTGCCGGTGAGTGCTTCGGCAGTGGCTTCGGCGGCGGCATTGCCAATGCTCTCTACCGACGGCCTCGGCAGCGGCGCGCTGGCTGCGCAAACGGCATCGATCTCGTTCGATATTCCGTTGCGTGACGCGCGCGATGCGTTCGAGCGCGCGTACTTCGAATATCACCTTGCACGTGAGAACGGCAGCATGACGCGCGTGGCGGAGAAGACCGGCCTGGAGCGCACTCACTTGTACCGCAAGCTCAAGCAACTCGGCGTCGATCTTGGCAAAAACAAAGGCGAGTGA
- the fmt gene encoding methionyl-tRNA formyltransferase, whose amino-acid sequence MSHSLRVIFAGTPEFAAAALAAIHSAGFPVPLVLTQPDRPAGRGMKLQASPVKRYAQEHGLAVAQPPSLRRAGKYPAEAAAAIEQLRATPHDVMVVAAYGLILPQEVLDIPRLGCINIHASLLPRWRGAAPIHRAIEAGDAETGVTLMQMDVGLDTGAMISESRTAISADDTTATLHDRLAQDGAKLIVEALLELERAGKLAATPQPADGVTYAEKIGKHEAVLDWRRPAAVLARQVRAFDPFPGGVATLEDGTSIKIWAAIPTDAKTDGAPGTIAGISAEGVVVACGEGALRLTQLQKPGGKRLPVRDFLAGSTLAVGQRFQLPAAH is encoded by the coding sequence ATGAGTCATTCGTTGCGCGTCATCTTTGCCGGTACGCCGGAGTTCGCCGCGGCCGCGCTGGCCGCGATCCACAGCGCCGGCTTTCCGGTGCCGCTCGTGCTGACCCAGCCGGACCGGCCCGCCGGGCGCGGTATGAAGTTGCAGGCGAGCCCGGTCAAGCGCTACGCGCAGGAGCATGGGCTCGCCGTCGCCCAGCCTCCTTCGCTGCGCCGCGCCGGCAAATATCCGGCCGAAGCCGCCGCCGCGATCGAGCAACTGCGCGCCACGCCGCACGACGTCATGGTGGTGGCCGCTTACGGCCTGATCCTGCCGCAGGAAGTGCTCGATATTCCGCGGCTCGGCTGCATCAACATTCACGCTTCACTGTTGCCGCGCTGGCGCGGCGCGGCGCCGATTCATCGCGCAATCGAAGCGGGCGACGCCGAAACCGGCGTCACGCTGATGCAGATGGACGTCGGCCTCGACACCGGGGCGATGATCTCCGAATCGCGCACGGCAATTTCCGCCGACGACACGACGGCCACGTTGCATGACCGGCTCGCGCAAGACGGCGCGAAGCTGATCGTCGAGGCGCTGCTCGAACTGGAGCGCGCCGGCAAGCTGGCGGCGACGCCGCAACCCGCGGACGGCGTCACCTACGCGGAAAAGATCGGCAAACATGAAGCCGTGCTCGACTGGCGCCGCCCGGCGGCCGTGCTCGCACGCCAGGTGCGGGCGTTCGACCCGTTCCCCGGCGGCGTTGCCACGCTGGAAGACGGCACGTCGATCAAGATCTGGGCCGCGATTCCCACGGATGCCAAGACCGACGGCGCACCCGGCACCATCGCCGGCATCTCCGCCGAAGGCGTGGTCGTGGCCTGTGGCGAAGGCGCGCTGCGTCTCACGCAACTGCAGAAGCCCGGCGGCAAACGCCTGCCGGTGCGGGATTTCCTGGCCGGCTCGACGCTGGCCGTGGGACAGCGCTTCCAACTTCCCGCCGCACATTAA
- the dprA gene encoding DNA-processing protein DprA, whose protein sequence is MHTLPATEIELAAWLRLSLAPGLKPAALRLLLQAFGLPEAIFEQTPEALAAIAGEAAARAALAPTGADFDTQLDAVMAWREQSGNQIVTLDDPAYPPALLTMPDPPPLLYIKGRLNLLHTRAVALVGSRSATPQGVEDAERFARELSAAGVTVVSGLALGIDGAAHRGSLAGIGGTVAVIGTGADLVYPSAHHALARQIAVQGAIVSEWPLGTPARAANFPQRNRLIAGLVSGVVIVEAAMRSGSLITARLANEMGRDIFALPGSIHAPLSRGCHRIIKQGAKLVETPDEVLEELGFARRGAARTVPSSAHAVLWGDADPTIAPEVRGATAERPKSAAAQAASASRADSAIADAPAPPRPPVDPEAERLLSALGHSPTTLEILATRTEMEDAALQSTLLQLELAGQITALPGGRFMRASHG, encoded by the coding sequence ATGCACACCTTGCCCGCAACGGAAATTGAACTCGCCGCGTGGCTGCGGCTTTCGCTCGCGCCGGGGCTGAAACCCGCGGCGTTGCGCCTGCTGCTACAGGCTTTTGGGCTGCCTGAAGCGATTTTCGAACAAACGCCCGAGGCGCTCGCCGCGATTGCCGGTGAAGCGGCCGCGCGCGCAGCGCTGGCGCCGACCGGCGCCGATTTCGACACCCAGCTCGACGCGGTGATGGCGTGGCGGGAGCAATCCGGCAATCAGATCGTGACGCTCGACGACCCCGCTTACCCGCCTGCCCTGCTGACCATGCCCGATCCGCCGCCCCTGCTATATATAAAGGGCCGGTTGAATCTGCTGCATACGCGAGCGGTCGCCCTCGTGGGCAGCCGAAGCGCTACCCCGCAGGGCGTCGAAGACGCGGAGCGTTTCGCGCGGGAGTTGTCGGCAGCCGGTGTGACCGTCGTGTCGGGGCTCGCGCTGGGCATCGACGGCGCGGCGCACCGCGGCAGCCTGGCGGGCATCGGCGGCACCGTCGCCGTGATCGGCACCGGCGCGGACCTCGTGTATCCGTCGGCGCACCACGCGCTGGCGCGGCAGATCGCGGTGCAAGGTGCAATTGTCTCCGAATGGCCGCTCGGCACGCCCGCGCGCGCCGCCAATTTTCCGCAACGCAATCGGTTGATCGCCGGGCTCGTCAGCGGCGTGGTGATCGTCGAAGCGGCAATGCGCTCGGGTTCGCTGATCACGGCGCGGCTCGCCAATGAGATGGGACGCGATATTTTCGCGCTGCCCGGCTCGATTCACGCGCCGCTGTCGCGCGGGTGTCATCGGATCATCAAACAAGGCGCGAAGCTGGTCGAAACGCCGGATGAGGTGCTGGAGGAACTGGGCTTTGCGCGCCGGGGCGCCGCGCGGACGGTTCCGAGTTCGGCGCATGCCGTTCTCTGGGGCGACGCCGACCCAACGATTGCACCGGAGGTCAGAGGCGCGACAGCGGAGCGGCCAAAGTCCGCCGCGGCGCAGGCGGCGAGCGCATCTCGGGCCGACTCAGCCATAGCAGACGCCCCCGCGCCGCCGCGCCCACCAGTCGATCCCGAAGCCGAACGCCTCCTCTCCGCCCTCGGCCACTCGCCCACTACGCTTGAAATTCTCGCCACCCGCACCGAGATGGAGGACGCGGCCCTGCAAAGCACGTTGCTGCAGCTCGAGCTTGCCGGCCAGATCACCGCGCTGCCCGGCGGCCGCTTCATGCGGGCGAGCCACGGCTGA
- the htpX gene encoding zinc metalloprotease HtpX, protein MFNWVKTAMLMAAITALFIVIGGMIGGSRGMTIALVIALGMNFFSYWFSDKMVLRMYNAQEVDETSAPQFYRMVRELSTRAGLPMPRVYLINEDAPNAFATGRNPEHAAVAATTGILRVLSEREMRGVMAHELAHVKHRDILISTISATMAGAISALANFAMFFGSRDENGRPTNPIAGIAVALLAPIAGALIQMAISRAREFEADRGGAQISGDPQALASALDKIHRYASGIPFATAEQHPATAQMMIMNPLSGGGIANLFSTHPATEERVARLMEMARTGRFE, encoded by the coding sequence ATGTTCAATTGGGTCAAAACCGCGATGTTGATGGCCGCGATCACGGCCCTTTTCATCGTGATCGGCGGGATGATCGGCGGGTCGCGCGGCATGACGATCGCGCTCGTGATCGCCCTTGGGATGAATTTCTTTTCGTACTGGTTCTCGGACAAGATGGTGCTGCGCATGTACAACGCGCAGGAAGTCGACGAAACCAGCGCGCCGCAGTTCTACCGGATGGTGCGCGAGCTTTCCACGCGCGCCGGCCTGCCCATGCCGCGCGTCTACCTGATCAATGAAGACGCACCGAACGCATTCGCCACCGGCCGCAATCCGGAGCATGCGGCGGTTGCCGCCACCACCGGCATTTTGCGCGTGCTGTCCGAGCGCGAAATGCGCGGCGTCATGGCGCACGAACTCGCGCACGTGAAGCATCGCGACATTCTGATTTCGACCATCTCGGCCACCATGGCCGGTGCCATCTCCGCGCTGGCGAACTTCGCGATGTTCTTCGGCAGCCGCGACGAGAACGGCCGTCCCACGAACCCGATCGCGGGCATTGCCGTCGCGCTGCTCGCGCCGATCGCCGGCGCGCTGATTCAGATGGCGATTTCGCGCGCGCGCGAGTTCGAAGCCGACCGCGGCGGCGCGCAGATTTCCGGCGACCCGCAGGCGCTCGCTTCGGCGCTCGACAAGATCCATCGTTACGCGAGCGGCATTCCGTTTGCCACGGCCGAGCAGCATCCGGCCACTGCGCAGATGATGATCATGAATCCGCTGTCGGGCGGCGGTATCGCGAACCTGTTCTCCACGCATCCGGCTACCGAGGAACGCGTCGCACGTTTGATGGAAATGGCGCGCACGGGTCGCTTCGAATAA
- the rsmB gene encoding 16S rRNA (cytosine(967)-C(5))-methyltransferase RsmB: protein MTIKPSSRTASSSARPRESRLSMLHLAPESLGFALDCAGQAVGAVRLGAALPAALQAVFVSAPEGSIATARGAVQDIAYRTMRRLATAEWLIAKLVKKAPPPHVGHVLACALALLVDDEASAAYAPFTVVDQAVSAIAARREFAFAKGLVNAVLRNFLRERDALLSNAQADEVARWNYPAWWVDAVKRAWPDAWQAVLAAGNTQGPLTLRVNARRSTVDAYLQVLQNHHIAASKAGDYAVKLATPMPVDRIPGFNDGVVSVQDAGAQLAAQLLGVRDGMRVLDACAAPGGKTGHLLELANLQLVALESDASRARRIGENLRRLKLEAEVRIGDAGAPAKWHDDIDQPFDRILADVPCSASGIVRRHPDIRWLRRASDIPALVAEQRRILDALWPLVKPGGELLYVTCSIFPEEGELQAQWFGNKYQDAVRLDAPGQLLPSAARAPADTSAGSHAGQPAEDSAGANSDHDGFFYARFQKR, encoded by the coding sequence ATGACCATAAAGCCTTCTTCGCGTACTGCTTCCTCATCGGCGCGTCCACGCGAATCCCGTTTGTCGATGCTGCATCTCGCGCCCGAATCGCTCGGTTTCGCGCTCGACTGCGCGGGTCAGGCAGTGGGCGCCGTGCGCCTCGGCGCAGCGTTGCCGGCCGCGCTGCAAGCCGTCTTCGTGTCCGCGCCCGAAGGCAGCATTGCCACCGCGCGCGGCGCGGTGCAGGACATCGCGTACCGCACCATGCGGCGTCTGGCCACTGCTGAGTGGCTGATCGCGAAGCTGGTGAAAAAGGCGCCGCCGCCACACGTCGGCCACGTGCTTGCGTGCGCCCTGGCCTTGCTCGTCGACGACGAAGCGAGCGCCGCCTACGCGCCGTTCACGGTGGTCGATCAGGCGGTGAGCGCGATCGCCGCGCGTCGTGAATTCGCCTTCGCCAAAGGGCTGGTCAACGCCGTGCTGCGCAATTTCCTGCGCGAGCGTGACGCGCTGTTGAGCAACGCGCAAGCCGACGAAGTGGCGCGCTGGAACTACCCGGCCTGGTGGGTCGATGCGGTCAAGCGCGCATGGCCCGACGCATGGCAGGCGGTGCTCGCCGCCGGCAATACGCAAGGCCCGCTGACGCTGCGTGTGAACGCGCGTCGTTCAACGGTCGACGCCTACCTGCAAGTGCTGCAAAACCATCACATTGCCGCAAGCAAGGCCGGCGACTACGCGGTCAAGCTCGCCACGCCGATGCCGGTCGACCGCATTCCGGGTTTTAACGACGGCGTCGTCTCGGTGCAGGACGCGGGCGCGCAACTCGCCGCGCAACTGCTCGGCGTGCGCGACGGCATGCGCGTGCTCGACGCGTGCGCGGCGCCGGGCGGCAAGACTGGCCATCTGCTCGAACTCGCCAATCTTCAGCTCGTCGCGCTCGAAAGCGACGCATCGCGCGCGCGCCGTATCGGCGAAAACCTGCGGCGCCTCAAGCTCGAAGCGGAAGTGCGAATCGGCGACGCGGGCGCGCCCGCGAAGTGGCACGACGACATCGACCAGCCGTTCGATCGAATTCTCGCCGACGTGCCGTGTTCGGCGTCGGGCATCGTGCGGCGCCATCCGGACATTCGCTGGCTGCGCCGCGCGTCCGACATTCCCGCACTGGTCGCCGAGCAGCGCCGCATTCTGGATGCGCTGTGGCCGCTCGTGAAGCCCGGCGGCGAGTTGCTCTACGTTACGTGTTCGATCTTTCCCGAAGAAGGCGAGTTGCAGGCGCAGTGGTTTGGAAACAAGTATCAGGATGCGGTACGATTGGACGCGCCGGGGCAGCTGTTGCCTTCAGCCGCTCGCGCGCCCGCCGACACATCGGCCGGTTCCCATGCCGGACAACCCGCTGAAGACAGCGCCGGCGCGAACTCAGACCACGACGGATTTTTCTACGCGCGCTTCCAGAAACGGTGA
- a CDS encoding LysE family translocator: MFGITHFEFFVAAVFLLNVTPGPDTAYIVGRSVAQGRSAGLMSALGISAGCCVHSLACAFGLTALLAASATAFTVIKFVGAIYLIYLGARLIFAKAAANQTAGGARAAGAPKSLRQVFLQGFWTNVLNPKVVLFFVSFFPQFVTAGSGHQAPAFLTLGAVFVVMSMVWNSFVAWIAGSVTRRFSGQPLVKQWLDRGVGSAFVGLGIKLATASR; encoded by the coding sequence ATGTTCGGCATCACCCATTTCGAGTTTTTCGTCGCCGCGGTCTTTCTTCTGAATGTGACGCCCGGTCCCGACACGGCTTATATCGTCGGGCGCAGCGTCGCTCAAGGCCGCAGCGCGGGGCTCATGTCGGCGCTCGGCATCTCCGCGGGCTGCTGCGTTCATTCGCTGGCTTGCGCATTCGGCTTGACCGCACTGCTGGCCGCGTCGGCCACCGCGTTTACCGTCATCAAGTTCGTCGGCGCTATTTATTTGATCTATCTTGGCGCACGCCTCATTTTCGCCAAAGCAGCAGCCAACCAGACGGCGGGCGGAGCGCGCGCGGCCGGGGCGCCCAAGTCGTTGCGGCAGGTTTTCCTGCAAGGGTTCTGGACCAACGTACTGAACCCCAAGGTGGTGCTGTTCTTCGTGTCGTTCTTCCCGCAATTCGTGACGGCCGGCAGCGGCCACCAGGCGCCTGCTTTCCTTACGCTGGGCGCGGTGTTCGTCGTGATGAGCATGGTCTGGAACAGCTTCGTCGCGTGGATTGCGGGCAGCGTGACCCGGCGTTTCTCCGGGCAGCCGCTGGTGAAGCAATGGCTGGATCGCGGCGTCGGCAGCGCTTTTGTCGGCCTGGGTATCAAACTCGCCACCGCATCAAGATGA